A part of Streptococcus porcinus genomic DNA contains:
- a CDS encoding valine--tRNA ligase has translation MSKELSPKYNPTEVEAGRYDKWLEEDVFKPSGDKTAKPYSIVIPPPNVTGKLHLGHAWDTTLQDIIIRQKRMQGFDTLWLPGMDHAGIATQAKVEERLREQGITRYDLGREKFLDKVWEWKDEYAATIKEQWGKMGISVDYSRERFTLDEGLSKAVRKVFVDLYKKGWIYRGEFIINWDPAARTALSDIEVIHKDVEGAFYHMTYMLEDGSRGLQVATTRPETMFGDVAVAVNPEDPRYKDLIGKNVVLPIVNKLIPIVGDEHADPEFGTGVVKITPAHDPNDFLVGQRHNLPQVNVMNDDGTMNELAGEFAGMDRFEARKATVAKLEELGALVNIEKRVHSVGHSERSGAVVEPRLSTQWFVKMDELAKQAMDNQGTDNRVDFYPPRFNDTFMSWMENVHDWVISRQLWWGHQIPAWYNAEGDIYVGEEAPEGDGWKQDEDVLDTWFSSALWPFSTMGWPDTDAEDFKRYFPTSTLVTGYDIIFFWVSRMIFQSLEFTNERPFQNVLIHGLIRDEEGRKMSKSLGNGIDPMDVVEKYGADSLRWFLSNGSAPGQDVRFSYEKMDASWNFINKIWNISRYILMNNEGLTIEEAENNVAKVAASEAGNVTDQWILHNLNETIVKVTENFDKFEFGVAGHILYNFIWEEFANWYVELTKEVLYSDNEDEKVMTRSVLLYTLDKILRLLHPIMPFVTEEIFAQYAQGSIVTAAYPVANGAFENAVAHRGVESLKDLIRAVRNARAEVNVAPSKAITILIKTSDKELEDFFKANENYIRRFTNPEKLYISADLQAPDMAMTSIITGAEIYLPLADLLNVDEELARLDKELAKWQKELDMVGKKLSNERFVANAKPEVVAKEREKEADYQAKFDATQERIVEMNKLVK, from the coding sequence ATGTCAAAAGAACTATCACCAAAATACAACCCAACCGAAGTTGAAGCAGGTCGCTACGACAAGTGGTTGGAAGAAGATGTTTTCAAGCCATCAGGCGATAAAACAGCTAAACCTTATTCAATCGTTATCCCACCACCAAACGTAACCGGTAAACTTCACCTTGGTCATGCTTGGGACACAACCCTTCAAGATATTATTATCCGTCAAAAACGGATGCAAGGCTTTGATACCCTTTGGTTACCTGGAATGGACCACGCGGGGATTGCGACGCAAGCAAAAGTTGAAGAACGTCTGCGTGAACAAGGCATCACCCGTTATGACCTTGGTCGTGAAAAATTCCTAGACAAGGTTTGGGAATGGAAAGACGAATATGCAGCTACCATTAAAGAACAATGGGGTAAGATGGGGATTTCCGTGGATTATTCACGCGAACGTTTCACCCTTGACGAAGGCCTCTCTAAAGCGGTACGCAAGGTTTTCGTTGACTTATACAAAAAGGGATGGATTTACCGTGGTGAGTTCATCATCAACTGGGATCCGGCTGCCCGCACAGCTTTGTCCGACATCGAAGTTATCCATAAAGACGTGGAAGGTGCCTTTTACCATATGACTTATATGTTGGAAGATGGCTCGCGCGGCTTACAAGTGGCAACTACTCGACCAGAAACCATGTTCGGAGACGTGGCTGTTGCCGTTAACCCGGAAGATCCTCGTTATAAAGATTTGATCGGTAAAAATGTTGTTTTACCAATCGTGAATAAACTGATTCCAATCGTCGGTGACGAACATGCCGACCCTGAATTTGGAACAGGTGTTGTTAAAATTACACCTGCCCATGACCCTAATGACTTCTTAGTTGGTCAACGCCATAACTTACCACAAGTAAATGTTATGAATGACGACGGGACAATGAACGAGTTAGCTGGCGAATTTGCTGGTATGGACCGTTTTGAAGCTCGTAAAGCAACCGTTGCTAAATTAGAAGAACTCGGTGCCCTTGTTAACATCGAAAAACGTGTTCACTCAGTCGGTCACTCAGAACGTTCTGGTGCAGTGGTTGAGCCTCGTTTATCAACCCAATGGTTTGTTAAAATGGATGAACTGGCTAAACAAGCCATGGATAACCAAGGCACAGACAACCGTGTTGATTTCTACCCACCACGCTTCAATGATACTTTCATGAGCTGGATGGAAAATGTCCATGACTGGGTTATCTCACGCCAATTATGGTGGGGACATCAAATCCCAGCTTGGTACAATGCCGAAGGCGACATATACGTTGGCGAAGAAGCACCAGAAGGTGATGGCTGGAAACAGGACGAAGATGTCCTTGACACTTGGTTCTCATCAGCCCTATGGCCATTTTCAACCATGGGTTGGCCTGACACAGATGCCGAAGACTTCAAACGTTACTTCCCAACATCTACACTGGTGACAGGTTACGATATCATCTTTTTCTGGGTATCACGGATGATTTTCCAATCCCTTGAATTCACTAATGAGCGCCCATTCCAAAATGTTTTGATTCATGGACTCATTCGTGATGAAGAAGGCCGCAAAATGTCTAAATCATTGGGTAACGGTATTGACCCAATGGATGTTGTTGAAAAATATGGTGCAGATAGCTTACGTTGGTTCCTATCAAACGGCTCTGCCCCAGGCCAAGACGTTCGTTTCTCTTACGAAAAAATGGATGCCTCATGGAACTTCATTAACAAAATCTGGAACATTTCCCGTTACATCCTCATGAACAATGAAGGATTAACAATTGAAGAAGCAGAAAACAATGTGGCTAAAGTAGCAGCCTCAGAAGCAGGAAATGTGACAGACCAATGGATTCTTCACAACCTCAATGAGACTATTGTCAAAGTTACCGAAAACTTTGACAAGTTCGAGTTCGGTGTTGCCGGCCACATCTTGTACAACTTCATTTGGGAAGAATTCGCCAACTGGTATGTTGAGCTAACTAAGGAAGTGCTTTATTCTGACAATGAAGACGAAAAAGTCATGACCCGCTCAGTCCTTCTTTACACCTTGGACAAAATCTTGCGCCTGCTCCACCCAATCATGCCTTTCGTGACCGAAGAAATCTTCGCTCAATATGCCCAAGGCTCAATCGTTACAGCAGCTTACCCAGTCGCTAACGGTGCTTTTGAGAATGCGGTAGCCCACCGCGGGGTTGAGAGCTTGAAAGACCTGATCCGTGCTGTCCGCAATGCGCGTGCAGAGGTGAACGTTGCACCAAGCAAGGCCATCACTATCTTGATTAAAACGTCAGACAAAGAGCTAGAGGACTTTTTCAAAGCCAACGAAAACTACATCCGACGTTTTACAAACCCTGAAAAATTATACATCTCAGCTGACCTCCAAGCCCCAGACATGGCCATGACCAGCATCATCACAGGCGCAGAAATCTACCTGCCACTAGCAGACCTGCTCAACGTGGACGAAGAGTTAGCCCGCCTAGACAAAGAATTGGCCAAATGGCAAAAAGAACTAGACATGGTCGGCAAAAAACTCAGCAACGAACGCTTCGTTGCCAACGCCAAACCAGAAGTCGTAGCCAAAGAGCGCGAAAAAGAGGCCGACTATCAGGCTAAATTTGATGCGACTCAGGAGAGAATTGTAGAAATGAATAAACTTGTTAAATAG
- a CDS encoding ATP-binding protein, whose product MKYIQRPSYQAFLNRHREKQVIKVVSGVRRAGKSVLFQLYKEELLASGVKPEQIIAINFEDLAYFDLRDFKVLNDYIVDRLSEDEMNYVFLDEVQHVDQFELVADSLFIKENVDLYLTGSNAYFMSSQLTTNLTGRYVQLEVLPLSFSEYVAGMELQGNQLSKTELFNTYLFSAFPYLLQTETYQERIDYLQGIYNSILLHDIVPRIGSPSPVLIERIVRTLLSSIGSQVSTNKIRNTLISQQTQISHHALDNYLDTLTDSLLFYVVPRFDVKGRSLLQRLEKYYPVDLGFRNLLLPDHQEDLGHMIESIVFLELKRRYHKVYVGNIDKYEVDFVAVTDLGAYAYYQVSLNTLDPVTLERELRPLQAINDQYPKYLLTLDKIQNQANFEGIEKVNLIDWLLGNMKP is encoded by the coding sequence ATGAAATATATTCAAAGACCAAGCTATCAAGCCTTTTTAAATAGGCATCGTGAGAAACAAGTAATTAAAGTTGTTAGTGGTGTTAGGCGAGCAGGTAAATCGGTACTTTTTCAGCTTTATAAAGAGGAGCTCTTGGCTTCTGGTGTAAAACCAGAACAAATTATTGCAATTAATTTTGAAGATCTAGCCTATTTTGATTTACGTGATTTTAAAGTACTCAATGATTATATTGTGGATCGATTATCAGAAGATGAAATGAATTACGTCTTTCTTGATGAAGTTCAACATGTCGACCAGTTTGAGTTGGTGGCTGATAGTCTTTTTATTAAAGAAAATGTAGATCTTTATTTAACGGGCTCAAATGCCTATTTTATGTCCAGTCAATTAACGACAAACTTGACGGGTCGTTATGTGCAGTTAGAAGTTTTGCCTTTATCATTTAGTGAGTATGTTGCTGGTATGGAGCTCCAAGGAAATCAATTGAGTAAAACAGAACTATTTAATACTTACTTATTTAGTGCTTTCCCTTACCTCTTACAGACAGAAACTTATCAGGAAAGAATTGACTATCTACAAGGGATATATAATTCAATCCTCTTACATGATATTGTTCCAAGAATAGGCAGTCCAAGTCCAGTTTTGATTGAAAGAATTGTCCGGACACTATTAAGCAGTATTGGTAGTCAAGTTTCAACCAATAAAATCAGAAACACCCTTATCAGTCAGCAAACGCAAATTTCTCATCATGCATTGGATAACTATTTGGACACCTTAACAGACAGTCTGCTTTTTTATGTCGTACCACGCTTTGATGTTAAAGGTCGGTCATTATTACAAAGACTAGAAAAATATTATCCCGTCGATTTAGGATTTAGAAATTTATTATTACCTGATCACCAAGAAGATTTAGGGCATATGATTGAATCGATTGTATTTCTAGAATTAAAGAGACGTTACCATAAAGTTTATGTGGGCAATATTGATAAATACGAAGTCGATTTCGTTGCTGTAACTGACCTTGGGGCATATGCCTATTATCAAGTTAGTCTCAACACCTTGGACCCAGTAACCTTGGAAAGAGAATTGAGACCATTACAAGCTATTAATGATCAGTATCCAAAATACCTGCTGACATTAGACAAGATTCAAAACCAAGCCAATTTTGAAGGCATTGAGAAAGTAAATCTTATTGATTGGCTATTGGGAAATATGAAACCATAA
- a CDS encoding ATP-grasp domain-containing protein, with product MKVLITSPRAPVTIDWVRLALRSNHEVHLTDSLESPLAFFTYEQGLRPIYHKIAGPRYDFKAYAKAMTALIEQMDLVIPTCEDIFYLEQVPLSESNRAKCLMPDKDLIFQLHHKYAIYQIIMNPVGIVYPKTKLLESWTDLDQTQLSSTILKPVFSRFGKEVIRDINNESYEIKPISSSYPWVQQEKINGQNLCSYAICHHGEVVAQVVYQAQYCLNGSASSYFEAYDEPRINAFVCDFVARTNYHGQIAFDFIDNGQDIYLLECNPRATSGLHLLSEGLRIEEAGIRYTETGELPVKSMGKGLYFLFGLQALGQGKIAELMRDKKRSESILKGVPMHHLIAALAEFTKIAAVKKISLTQASTDDIQYDGEAGQKDVTL from the coding sequence GTGAAAGTCTTGATTACATCACCTCGGGCACCGGTCACCATTGACTGGGTAAGGCTAGCGCTTAGGTCAAATCATGAGGTACATTTAACAGATAGTTTAGAATCGCCCTTGGCCTTTTTTACTTATGAGCAAGGACTAAGACCTATTTATCATAAAATTGCTGGTCCTCGTTATGACTTTAAAGCCTATGCCAAAGCCATGACTGCCTTAATTGAACAAATGGATTTAGTTATTCCCACCTGTGAAGATATCTTTTATCTGGAACAGGTGCCCTTATCTGAAAGCAACCGAGCTAAATGCTTGATGCCTGATAAAGACTTAATTTTTCAATTACATCATAAATATGCTATTTACCAAATCATTATGAACCCAGTTGGCATAGTTTATCCCAAAACTAAATTATTAGAATCCTGGACAGATTTGGATCAAACTCAACTATCCTCAACCATTCTCAAACCCGTCTTTTCCCGTTTTGGAAAGGAGGTCATAAGAGATATTAATAATGAATCTTATGAAATTAAGCCAATCTCTTCCAGCTATCCATGGGTGCAGCAAGAGAAAATCAATGGTCAAAATCTCTGCTCCTATGCCATCTGTCATCATGGCGAAGTAGTAGCTCAAGTTGTCTACCAAGCACAATACTGCTTGAATGGTTCGGCATCTTCATATTTTGAAGCCTATGACGAGCCTAGAATAAATGCCTTTGTTTGCGATTTTGTCGCTCGAACAAATTACCATGGACAAATTGCTTTTGATTTTATCGACAATGGGCAGGACATCTACCTTCTAGAGTGTAACCCTCGAGCAACCAGTGGCCTTCATCTCCTTTCGGAAGGATTAAGAATAGAAGAAGCAGGAATCCGCTATACTGAAACAGGGGAATTACCCGTTAAAAGCATGGGAAAAGGACTGTATTTCCTCTTTGGCTTGCAAGCACTAGGGCAAGGGAAAATAGCAGAGCTGATGAGAGACAAAAAACGTTCAGAGAGTATATTAAAAGGTGTACCAATGCACCACCTCATAGCTGCGCTGGCAGAATTCACTAAAATCGCCGCAGTGAAAAAAATCAGCCTGACCCAGGCCAGCACAGATGATATCCAATACGATGGAGAGGCAGGACAAAAAGATGTCACACTTTAG